The following coding sequences are from one Gadus macrocephalus chromosome 3, ASM3116895v1 window:
- the LOC132453526 gene encoding suppressor of cytokine signaling 1-like: protein MGDAHHMLRETAPGTFLIRDSYQCNVFFTLSYQGEDHPKSIRLLLANHLFGMDGSSKTFGSLFALLVHYITSSKKIVAPYRWQRPETLQQLGRRAVIRAHGAHAIDSLPGLSAQVRAYLHAYPFWV from the exons ATGGGGGATGCCCATCACATGCTCAGAGAAACCGCCCCGGGAACCTTCCTCATCAG GGACAGCTACCAGTGCAACGTGTTCTTCACGCTGAGCTACCAAGGGGAAGACCACCCCAAGAGCATCCGTCTGCTGCTGGCCAATCACCTGTTCGGCATGGACGGCAGCAGCAAGACTTTTGGTTCGCTGTTTGCCCTGCTGGTCCACTACATCACCTCCTCCAAGAAGATCGTGGCGCCGTACCGCTGGCAGCGGCCTGAGACGCTGCAGCAGCTGGGCAGGAGGGCGGTGATCCGGGCCCACGGGGCCCACGCCATCGACTCTCTGCCTGGACTCAGTGCCCAGGTTAGGGCCTACCTCCACGCCTACCCGTTCTGGGTGTAG